Proteins found in one Homalodisca vitripennis isolate AUS2020 chromosome 4, UT_GWSS_2.1, whole genome shotgun sequence genomic segment:
- the LOC124360129 gene encoding putative sodium-dependent multivitamin transporter isoform X1, whose translation MVLYMGIVVYAPALALEALTGLSQELSVLLIGIVCMLYSILGGMMLQYLNLRFGARARTCASLLFSLQMVLYMGIVVYAPALALEALTGLSQELSVLLIGIVCMLYSILGGMMLQYLNLRFGARARTCASLLFSLQMVLYMGIVVYAPALALEALTGLSQELSVLLVGIVCMFYSTLGGMKAVIWTDLFQSLLMFAAVLSVIFAAVLDKGSLQAIWQIAVDGGRINFNNTDLDPTVRHSYLSLLIGGGFTFMSLYAVNQTQVQRYLTMKDLKTAVRSLWLSIIILLLLSGLTCFSGLAIYSKYYGCDPVLSGRIARKDQLLPLFVVETMGDIPGLSGLFVAGIFSASLSTVSACLNSLAAVTLEDYVKPLYRLWTDSEIPTSRCAFISKLLALTYGVVCLAMAFLSQLLGGVLQAALSIFGMVGGPIFGVFSLGLFFPFANEPESVSLKRKQHGICLWQVVYLTHNLFNQILYLCSLKFYLLFILFCFVERIVTDIVFYC comes from the exons ATGGTGCTATACATGGGTATAGTGGTGTATGCTCCAGCTCTAGCACTAGAAGCTCTCACTGGCTTGTCTCAGGAGTTGTCAGTGCTACTGATAGGAATTGTTTGTATGTTGTACTCTATTCTGGGTGGCATGATGTTGCAGTACCTGAATCTGAGGTTTGGAGCCAGAGCCCGCACATGTGCATCACTACTGTTCTCACTACAGATGGTACTATACATGGGTATAGTGGTGTATGCTCCAGCTCTAGCACTAGAAGCTCTCACTGGCTTGTCTCAGGAGTTGTCAGTGCTACTGATAGGAATTGTTTGTATGTTGTACTCTATTCTGGGTGGCATGATGTTGCAGTACCTGAATCTGAGGTTTGGAGCCAGAGCCCGCACATGTGCATCACTACTGTTCTCACTACAGATGGTGCTATACATGGGTATAGTGGTGTATGCTCCAGCTCTAGCACTAGAAGCTCTCACTGGCTTGTCTCAGGAGTTGTCAGTGCTACTGGTGGGAATTGTTTGCATGTTCTACTCTACTCTGGGTGGCATGAAGGCAGTTATCTGGACTGATTTGTTTCAg TCGCTGCTCATGTTTGCAGCTGTGCTTAGTGTGATATTTGCTGCAGTTCTGGACAAAGGAAGTTTGCAGGCCATCTGGCAGATTGCTGTGGATGGGGGTCGCATCAATTTCAACAA CACAGACCTCGACCCAACTGTGAGACACTCTTATCTGTCACTACTGATCGGAGGAGGGTTCACGTTCATGTCCCTGTACGCTGTGAACCAGACGCAGGTGCAACGTTATCTCACCATGAAGGACTTAAAGACTGCTGTTCGCTCGCTGTGGCTTTCCATCATCATCCTTCTGTTGTTATCAGGTCTCACCTGTTTCTCTGGACTGGCTATCTACTCCAAGTACTACGGTTGTGACCCTGTTCT GTCCGGTAGGATTGCACGTAAAGACCAGCTTTTGCCATTGTTTGTGGTAGAGACTATGGGAGACATACCTGGGCTGTCTGGGCTGTTTGTTGCCGGCATATTCTCTGCCTCTCTCAGCACAGTATCGGCTTGTCTCAACTCTCTGGCTGCCGTCACACTGGAAGATTACGTTAAG CCTCTGTATCGGCTCTGGACCGATTCTGAGATCCCAACCTCACGTTGTGCCTTCATCTCCAAGTTGCTGGCCCTCACGTATGGTGTAGTCTGTCTGGCCATGGCCTTCCTGTCTCAACTGCTTGGAGGAGTCCTGCAGGCTGCTCTCTCCATCTTTGGCATGGTCGGAGGACCCATCTTTGGCGTGTTCTCATTGGGCCTCTTCTTCCCCTTTGCCAACGAACCT GAAAGTGTCTCACTGAAAAGAAAACAACATGGCATCTGTTTGTGGCAAGTCGTTTACCTTAcacataatttgtttaatcagATCCTTTATTTGTGtagtttaaagttttatcttttatttatattgttttgttttgttgagaGGATTGTTACGGACATAGTTTTCTATTGTTAA